The Urbifossiella limnaea genome has a window encoding:
- a CDS encoding caspase family protein, whose protein sequence is MFRAAAIVTLVLAVPAAAQQADRRSRDEPEVVVEAGGRVGTCDALVFDKAGKFLFAAGDDKVVRVWPVTAKGLDTDPAQGRVLRWRAWREQRGGIKAIAVSPDGNLVAVGGLGMRPSTVAVIDRETGDLVGLTWPKSRPGVDNFNAVTAVAFAPDGKRVGFGTADGSLWVWEPTLLKEHEPDAPPSPRPLWAGRHDPRKLLNDTLTELNIPRAVRFTDAATLESVAQSGEVRAADLAGPLSETADGKATTRQLFVVNDGQRQPVYRAAWSADGKWLAAATEGMPEVLIVSADGAQKHRRQLPAARLPRSLAWDAKTSRLAVGVAEVLPAAEGKPRFYLEGRDDIHLYDPPPNGDAKPAILPYTGPAEALAFHPDGRLAIAGGDADEVTFTPIGGPAVTVRGAGRRNWAVNLSADGKVLGVQTARTPRPTDPNARGSGDWTKFDLDRLAPTRADTNWVGVLTGADGWRVEPDTVDSFLWHAVLSRPGMPDVKHPLTLDWNRDQASRCYTFLPARDGKPTRVIVGHYYGASLFELRPEGAVRARLYTGHAGEVLSVVAAADGSWFVTGGADHTVAAWSLTDWGSRNNLGAVVAVREGVPAVTAVDTGSPAWEAGLRVGDRLDFLAVGGRPLYERRVGRKEAGIADDAMKALASPVSGTELFLGLQQPGQPRRETLTTVRQRPVWKWFAGYHDSGRLTEWVAWSWHGSYYHTASAHGDRLVGWHVNAPTPGVRPEFYPLQQFEKQFHRPDVIEKLLGARDLAGALKLALGENPVPRSFTQVEPAPVRIGVTETEAGPQGVTAGVVVRRRGSNVDLVPERVELWLNDHRYKSWPAGGKDVFDETVTVPLAALRAGENRLAVVTYNALGGRSEDSRVVRNPRPAPPTDLVAVSVGINDYSGNRKAAGGARALGDLIFADKDARGIADAFRRYEGGCFKQARIDLRLDADATRAKLLAAIDKAAATAKPDDLMVVFFAGHGDLLGADAKAGGGSERARGVVTGAGRFMLCGPDYARAAAEKTGLAAEELFAALAKVNCRQVVLLDACHSGEAAAANLVRRCVPDGHGPFVVCSCDQGQLSYEHPRVGGGVFTAALLDALGPGFRRADADTDGALGGDELVEYVSGRLPVLLRAAGQRDDAQQPITFPRRPPSAAVVSR, encoded by the coding sequence ATGTTTCGCGCCGCCGCGATCGTCACTCTGGTCCTCGCAGTACCGGCGGCCGCCCAGCAGGCCGACCGCCGCAGCCGCGACGAGCCCGAGGTCGTCGTCGAGGCCGGCGGCCGCGTCGGCACCTGCGACGCCCTCGTCTTCGACAAGGCGGGGAAGTTCCTGTTCGCCGCCGGCGACGACAAGGTCGTCCGCGTCTGGCCGGTGACGGCGAAGGGGCTCGACACCGACCCGGCCCAAGGCCGCGTGCTGCGGTGGCGGGCGTGGCGCGAGCAGCGCGGCGGCATCAAGGCAATCGCCGTGTCGCCGGACGGCAACCTGGTCGCCGTCGGCGGCCTGGGGATGCGGCCGAGTACCGTCGCCGTCATCGACCGCGAGACCGGCGACCTGGTCGGGCTGACGTGGCCGAAGTCGCGGCCGGGCGTCGACAACTTTAACGCGGTCACGGCCGTGGCCTTCGCGCCGGACGGGAAGCGCGTCGGCTTCGGCACCGCCGACGGCAGCCTGTGGGTGTGGGAGCCGACGCTGCTGAAGGAGCACGAGCCGGACGCCCCGCCGTCGCCGCGGCCGCTGTGGGCCGGCCGGCACGACCCACGCAAACTCCTTAACGATACCCTCACCGAGCTGAACATCCCACGCGCGGTCCGCTTCACCGACGCGGCCACGCTCGAATCCGTCGCCCAGAGCGGCGAGGTGCGGGCCGCCGACCTCGCGGGGCCGCTCTCCGAAACGGCCGACGGCAAAGCGACGACGAGGCAACTGTTCGTCGTCAACGACGGGCAGCGGCAGCCGGTCTACCGGGCGGCGTGGAGCGCCGACGGGAAGTGGCTAGCCGCCGCGACCGAGGGGATGCCCGAGGTCCTGATCGTCTCGGCCGACGGCGCCCAGAAGCATCGTCGTCAGTTGCCGGCCGCCCGCCTGCCACGCAGCCTCGCGTGGGACGCGAAAACCAGCAGGCTGGCCGTCGGCGTAGCCGAGGTGCTACCCGCGGCGGAGGGGAAGCCGCGGTTCTACCTCGAGGGGCGCGACGACATCCACCTCTACGACCCGCCGCCGAACGGCGACGCGAAGCCGGCCATCCTGCCGTACACCGGCCCGGCCGAGGCGCTCGCCTTCCACCCCGACGGCCGACTCGCCATCGCCGGCGGCGACGCCGACGAGGTGACGTTCACCCCGATCGGCGGACCGGCGGTCACAGTCCGCGGGGCCGGGCGGCGGAACTGGGCCGTGAACCTTTCGGCTGACGGCAAGGTGCTCGGCGTGCAAACCGCCCGCACGCCGCGACCGACCGACCCCAACGCCCGCGGCTCCGGCGACTGGACCAAGTTCGACCTCGACCGCCTGGCCCCCACCCGGGCCGACACGAACTGGGTCGGTGTCCTGACCGGCGCCGACGGCTGGCGTGTCGAGCCCGACACGGTCGACAGCTTCCTGTGGCACGCAGTCCTGTCTCGGCCCGGAATGCCGGACGTGAAGCACCCCCTGACGCTCGACTGGAACCGCGACCAGGCCTCGAGGTGTTACACGTTCCTACCGGCGCGCGACGGCAAGCCGACTCGCGTGATCGTCGGCCACTACTACGGCGCGTCGCTGTTCGAACTGCGGCCCGAAGGAGCCGTCCGCGCGCGACTGTACACCGGCCACGCCGGCGAGGTACTGTCGGTGGTCGCGGCCGCGGACGGGTCGTGGTTCGTCACCGGCGGGGCGGACCACACCGTCGCCGCGTGGAGCCTCACCGACTGGGGTTCGCGGAACAACCTCGGTGCGGTCGTGGCGGTACGAGAAGGCGTTCCGGCAGTCACCGCCGTGGACACGGGTTCGCCCGCGTGGGAGGCCGGGTTGCGCGTCGGCGACCGGCTCGACTTCCTGGCCGTCGGCGGGCGGCCGCTGTACGAGCGCCGCGTGGGGCGGAAGGAAGCCGGCATCGCCGACGATGCGATGAAGGCGCTGGCGAGCCCGGTGTCCGGCACGGAACTTTTCCTGGGGCTGCAACAGCCGGGGCAGCCGCGGCGCGAGACGCTCACGACGGTGCGGCAGCGCCCCGTGTGGAAGTGGTTCGCCGGCTACCACGACAGCGGCCGCCTCACCGAGTGGGTGGCGTGGTCGTGGCACGGCTCGTACTACCACACCGCCAGCGCCCACGGCGACCGGCTCGTCGGCTGGCACGTCAACGCCCCCACGCCCGGCGTGCGGCCGGAGTTCTACCCGCTGCAACAGTTCGAGAAGCAGTTCCACCGGCCGGACGTGATCGAGAAACTGCTCGGCGCCCGCGACCTGGCCGGGGCGCTGAAACTCGCCCTCGGCGAGAACCCGGTGCCGCGGTCGTTTACACAGGTCGAGCCGGCCCCGGTGCGGATCGGCGTGACGGAGACGGAGGCCGGGCCGCAGGGCGTCACGGCCGGCGTCGTGGTGCGGCGGCGCGGGTCGAACGTGGACCTGGTGCCGGAGCGCGTCGAGTTGTGGCTGAACGACCACCGCTACAAGTCGTGGCCGGCCGGCGGCAAAGACGTGTTCGACGAGACGGTGACCGTGCCGCTGGCGGCGCTGCGGGCGGGCGAAAACCGGCTCGCGGTGGTGACGTACAACGCGCTCGGCGGGCGCTCCGAAGACTCGCGCGTGGTGCGGAACCCGCGGCCCGCACCGCCGACGGACCTCGTGGCCGTGTCGGTCGGCATCAACGACTACTCCGGGAACCGCAAGGCGGCCGGCGGGGCGCGGGCGCTCGGCGACTTGATCTTCGCCGACAAGGACGCTCGCGGCATCGCCGACGCCTTCCGCCGCTACGAGGGCGGCTGCTTCAAGCAGGCCCGCATCGACCTCCGCCTCGACGCCGACGCCACCCGCGCGAAGCTGCTCGCCGCCATCGACAAGGCCGCGGCGACGGCGAAGCCGGACGACCTGATGGTCGTGTTCTTCGCCGGCCACGGCGACCTGCTCGGCGCCGACGCGAAGGCCGGCGGCGGCAGTGAGCGGGCGCGCGGCGTGGTGACGGGGGCCGGCCGGTTCATGCTGTGCGGCCCGGACTACGCGCGGGCCGCTGCCGAGAAGACGGGGCTGGCCGCGGAGGAGCTGTTCGCCGCGCTGGCGAAGGTGAACTGCCGACAGGTGGTACTCCTGGACGCCTGCCACTCGGGGGAGGCGGCGGCGGCGAACCTCGTGCGCCGCTGCGTGCCGGACGGGCACGGCCCGTTCGTGGTGTGCAGTTGCGACCAGGGGCAGCTCTCCTACGAGCACCCGCGCGTCGGCGGCGGCGTGTTCACCGCGGCGCTGCTGGACGCGCTCGGCCCCGGCTTCCGCCGCGCCGACGCCGACACCGACGGGGCGCTAGGCGGCGACGAGTTGGTGGAGTACGTGTCGGGCCGGTTGCCGGTGTTGCTGCGGGCGGCCGGGCAGCGCGACGACGCGCAACAGCCGATCACGTTCCCACGCCGGCCGCCGTCGGCGGCGGTGGTGAGCCGGTAA